From a single Pieris napi chromosome 7, ilPieNapi1.2, whole genome shotgun sequence genomic region:
- the LOC125051167 gene encoding uncharacterized protein LOC125051167 isoform X1, which produces MMEYLLSWTLSVPYMEPPQSPKFNLPLWQPWIAPAHKETPSTASSCESEGDRTVSPETPREQPKELTGKWRRERRNRLPEYRPRDSCKMALRSQSFNEKRATTSIIRTRHSDGEFSDEADDAPANLALLGKAPPEYPGKPEAPIDMRLRSRPAPPYTRPSVIKTSEPPPDSLSMCDTVIEEHFRRSLGDNYMNLIKKNTDGAQPGPKPNTKDRASSPIQFKADEPKTTKIIAMDVDDPSLSVDDHFAKALGDTWRQLQTKKPDQGVDDHFSKALGDTWKKIQTKHEEKKDQTKIITRSGVVI; this is translated from the exons ATGATGGAATACTTGTTGTCTTGGACTTTAAGTGTCCCCTACATGGAACCACCTCAATCGCCTAAGTTTAACTTGCCTCTATGGCAGCCTTGGATTGCTCCCGCGCATAaag AAACTCCGAGTACAGCCTCCAGTTGTGAGTCGGAGGGAGACCGTACCGTTTCGCCCGAGACGCCGCGCGAACAGCCTAAAGAACTTACCGGCAAATGGCGGAGGGAGAGACGCAACCGTCTTCCCGAATATAGACCTAG aGACAGCTGCAAAATGGCTCTACGATCGCAGTCCTTCAATGAAAAGCGTGCCACGACGAGTATAATCCGGACGCGGCACAGCGACGGAGAATTCTCGGATGAGGCAGACGACGCACCGGCGAACCTCGCACTTCTTGGAAAAG CTCCTCCCGAGTACCCGGGTAAACCGGAGGCTCCGATAGATATGCGTCTGCGCAGCCGCCCAGCGCCGCCCTACACGCGCCCTAGCGTCATTAAGACTAGCGAACCTCCGCCtg ATTCCCTATCAATGTGCGACACGGTAATAGAAGAACACTTCCGCCGCTCCCTCGGCGACAATTACATGAATCTCATAAAAAAGAACACAGATGGCGCCCAACCTGGTCCCAAACCGAACACAAAGGACCGGGCGAGCAGTCCCATACAATTCAAGGCGGACGAACCGAAGACGACGAAAATAATCGCCATGGACGTCGACGACCCCAGCCTTTCAGTGGACGATCACTTTGCCAAAGCGCTTGGCGACACCTGGCGGCAGTTGCAGACGAAAAAACCGGACCAAGGGGTTGACGACCACTTCAGCAAAGCCCTCGGCGATACATGGAAGAAAATACAGACAAAACATGAAGAGAAGAAAGATCAGACGAAAATTATTACCAGGAGTGGAGTCGTTATATAA